Proteins from a genomic interval of Rickettsia sp. Oklahoma-10:
- a CDS encoding COX15/CtaA family protein has translation MQQSLIIKWLSISCIMVIVMIVIGGITRLTGAGLSIVEWRPITGILLPFSFEAWQVEFAKYKDFPEYNSVNYGMTLSQFKFIYQLEFVHRLLGRITALIYIVPLIYFYFKGIIKNRDTAAYISALLLFCIQGFVGWYMVKSGLLNSPSVSHFRLAFHLIIAVIIYHILFYQLINNCCDILLIPSQIDLKLPLIFSSIAITVIYMQIFLGALVAGLDAGLIYNSFPLMGDNFIPMEIKDNFFDLKNWYDPVFIQFMHRLGGYSIFLVVMVLATYLLKIEHPKLNKIAYFLIITLLMQISNGIITLLYSVPIIIASTHQFFAIVLLSVIIWCYFLIKTSK, from the coding sequence GTGCAGCAAAGTTTAATTATAAAATGGTTGTCTATAAGTTGTATAATGGTCATAGTGATGATTGTTATAGGAGGGATAACGAGACTTACAGGTGCTGGTTTATCTATAGTAGAGTGGCGTCCGATAACAGGTATTTTACTGCCTTTTAGCTTTGAAGCTTGGCAAGTAGAGTTTGCTAAATATAAAGATTTTCCTGAATATAATTCCGTTAATTACGGGATGACTTTATCGCAGTTTAAATTTATTTATCAGTTAGAGTTTGTACATCGGTTACTCGGTAGAATTACAGCTTTAATATATATTGTGCCTTTAATATATTTTTATTTTAAAGGCATTATCAAAAATCGTGATACTGCAGCTTATATAAGTGCTTTGTTATTATTTTGTATACAAGGTTTTGTGGGGTGGTATATGGTTAAAAGCGGTTTATTGAATAGTCCGTCTGTTAGTCATTTCCGGCTTGCATTTCATTTAATTATCGCTGTAATTATTTATCACATACTTTTTTATCAATTAATAAACAATTGTTGTGATATTTTATTAATCCCGTCACAAATAGATTTAAAATTACCGTTAATATTTTCTAGTATTGCTATTACTGTAATATATATGCAAATTTTTTTAGGTGCTTTAGTTGCGGGGCTTGATGCAGGGCTGATATATAATAGCTTCCCGCTAATGGGTGATAATTTTATTCCGATGGAGATAAAAGATAATTTCTTTGATCTTAAAAATTGGTATGATCCGGTTTTTATACAATTTATGCATCGTTTAGGCGGTTATAGCATATTTTTGGTTGTTATGGTTTTAGCAACTTACTTGTTGAAAATAGAGCATCCGAAATTAAATAAAATAGCATATTTTCTAATTATTACGTTATTAATGCAGATATCTAATGGAATAATTACTCTTTTATACTCTGTACCTATAATAATTGCTTCTACTCATCAATTTTTTGCGATAGTGCTTTTATCGGTAATAATTTGGTGCTATTTTTTAATCAAAACTTCTAAATGA
- a CDS encoding pyruvate dehydrogenase complex E1 component subunit beta, with amino-acid sequence MQITVREALRDAIQEEMIRDNKVFVLGEEVAEYQGAYKVTQGLLEQFGPKRVIDTPITEYGFTGLAVGAAFAGLRPIVEFMTFNFAMQAMDHIVNSAAKTHYMSGGQVKCPIVFRGPNGAASRVAAQHSQNYTACYSHIPGLKVVAPYSAEDHKGLMITAIRDDNPVIFLENEILYGHSFEVPETIEPIPFGKAKILREGNSVTIVTFSIQIKLALDAANVLQDDNIDCEVIDLRTIKPLDTETIIESVKKTNRLVVVEEGWFFAGVGASIGSIVMKEAFDYLDAPIEIVSGKDVPLPYAVNLEKLALPSESDVIEAVKKVCYYSV; translated from the coding sequence ATGCAAATAACGGTACGTGAAGCATTGCGTGATGCGATACAAGAAGAGATGATACGAGATAACAAAGTTTTCGTTTTGGGTGAGGAAGTTGCAGAATATCAAGGAGCTTATAAGGTAACTCAAGGATTACTTGAGCAATTTGGTCCTAAAAGAGTAATTGACACACCAATAACGGAATATGGTTTTACAGGGCTTGCAGTTGGTGCAGCTTTTGCAGGACTTCGTCCGATCGTGGAGTTTATGACCTTTAACTTTGCTATGCAAGCTATGGATCATATAGTGAATTCAGCTGCAAAAACTCATTATATGTCAGGTGGGCAGGTAAAATGTCCAATAGTCTTTAGAGGACCAAACGGGGCAGCGAGTAGAGTAGCAGCACAGCATAGCCAAAATTATACAGCTTGTTATTCCCATATTCCAGGATTAAAAGTAGTAGCTCCTTATAGTGCAGAAGACCATAAAGGACTTATGATTACTGCTATTAGAGATGATAACCCGGTTATTTTTTTGGAAAACGAGATTTTATACGGTCATAGTTTTGAAGTGCCAGAAACAATTGAGCCTATTCCTTTCGGTAAAGCAAAAATTTTAAGAGAGGGTAATAGTGTAACCATAGTCACCTTCTCAATTCAAATAAAACTTGCCCTAGATGCTGCAAATGTTTTACAAGATGATAATATTGATTGTGAGGTTATTGATCTGCGTACTATTAAGCCTCTTGATACTGAGACAATAATAGAATCAGTGAAAAAAACTAACCGTTTGGTTGTAGTAGAAGAGGGGTGGTTTTTTGCAGGCGTTGGAGCAAGTATAGGCTCTATAGTTATGAAAGAAGCGTTTGATTATTTAGATGCTCCGATAGAGATTGTCAGTGGTAAAGATGTCCCTCTTCCTTATGCTGTTAATTTAGAAAAATTAGCTTTGCCTAGTGAGAGTGATGTAATAGAAGCCGTTAAGAAAGTTTGTTATTATAGTGTTTAG
- a CDS encoding OmpH family outer membrane protein, with product MIYRILCLCIFIINFSMITEAQSVLIKEDNFKVRVAVVDIQSILEGSIAIKDLRNKIEKLNNKIQDDIAAKEAEFKPLEEKLLNERSNLSETEFEHKVNEFNAKVSHVRKEIQIKKTKLEQAHAEAMSRVHSATITIISELAEKYNLNLVIPSAQVLYAKNNLNITSEVTFMLNERLKEVTINY from the coding sequence ATGATATATCGAATATTATGTTTATGTATATTCATAATAAATTTCTCAATGATCACGGAAGCACAAAGTGTGCTGATTAAAGAAGATAATTTCAAAGTTAGAGTAGCTGTTGTTGATATACAATCTATATTGGAAGGTTCAATAGCTATAAAAGATTTGCGTAATAAGATCGAAAAGCTTAATAATAAAATTCAAGATGATATTGCGGCAAAAGAAGCAGAATTTAAACCTCTAGAAGAGAAGTTACTAAATGAACGTTCTAATTTAAGTGAAACCGAATTTGAGCATAAAGTAAACGAATTTAATGCAAAAGTTAGTCATGTTAGAAAAGAAATTCAGATTAAGAAAACAAAACTTGAACAAGCTCATGCTGAAGCTATGAGTAGAGTCCATAGCGCAACTATTACAATAATTAGTGAACTTGCTGAGAAATATAATCTGAATTTGGTAATTCCAAGTGCTCAAGTCTTATATGCTAAAAATAATTTAAATATAACTTCCGAAGTAACTTTTATGTTGAATGAGAGGTTAAAAGAAGTAACAATTAACTATTAA
- the pdhA gene encoding pyruvate dehydrogenase (acetyl-transferring) E1 component subunit alpha: MDIKLGKYKPIKEEYIKSFKDMLLLRRFEEKCGQLYGIGEISGFCHLYIGQEAVIAAVDMVKQKGDNTITSYRDHAHVILAGTEPKYVLAELMGRATGCSKGKGGSMHLFDVPNKFYGGHGIVGAQVPIGTGLAFAEKYNGTNNICFTFLGDGAVNQGQVYEAFNMAALWGLSVVYIIENNEYSMGTSVIRSTFMRDLYKKGESFGIKGFQLDGMDFEELYDGAKQAAEYVRETSQPLILEVKTYRYRGHSMSDPAKYRSKEEVEQYKKRDPLVIIRKTILDNKYATEEDLKEIEQSVKEIVKEAVEFSENSPLPDEEELYTNVYYTMT, from the coding sequence GTGGATATTAAGTTAGGAAAATATAAGCCAATAAAGGAAGAATATATAAAAAGCTTTAAAGATATGCTTCTGCTGCGGCGTTTTGAAGAAAAATGTGGTCAGTTATACGGAATAGGAGAAATAAGTGGTTTTTGTCATTTATATATAGGTCAGGAAGCAGTAATTGCAGCAGTAGATATGGTTAAACAAAAAGGTGATAACACTATTACTAGCTATCGTGACCATGCTCATGTTATTTTAGCGGGCACTGAGCCCAAATATGTCCTTGCCGAACTTATGGGACGAGCTACAGGCTGTTCAAAAGGCAAGGGTGGTTCTATGCATTTATTTGATGTACCAAATAAATTTTATGGTGGGCACGGTATAGTAGGGGCTCAAGTGCCGATAGGTACAGGGCTTGCTTTTGCTGAAAAATATAATGGTACGAATAATATTTGTTTTACTTTTTTAGGTGACGGTGCCGTTAATCAAGGTCAAGTATATGAAGCATTTAATATGGCTGCTTTATGGGGTTTATCAGTAGTTTATATTATTGAAAATAACGAATATTCGATGGGAACTTCTGTTATCCGCTCAACCTTTATGCGTGATTTATATAAGAAAGGGGAATCATTTGGGATTAAAGGATTTCAGCTAGACGGTATGGATTTTGAAGAACTGTATGACGGCGCTAAACAAGCAGCAGAATATGTTAGAGAAACTAGTCAGCCGCTGATATTAGAAGTAAAGACTTATCGTTATCGTGGGCATTCAATGTCTGATCCGGCAAAATATCGCAGCAAAGAAGAAGTTGAGCAATATAAAAAGCGTGATCCGTTAGTAATAATAAGAAAAACAATACTTGACAATAAATATGCAACCGAAGAGGATTTAAAAGAAATAGAGCAGTCGGTAAAAGAAATTGTAAAAGAAGCAGTAGAGTTTTCAGAAAATTCGCCACTACCTGATGAAGAGGAGTTATATACAAATGTTTATTATACCATGACTTGA
- the typA gene encoding translational GTPase TypA codes for MTSIRNIAIIAHVDHGKTTLVDNMLKQSGTFRANQAVAERAMDSNDLERERGITILAKCTALMWNDTRINIVDTPGHADFGGEVERILSMVDGVVLLVDASEGPMPQTKFVLSKALNLGLKPIVVINKIDREDQRVKEVIDEVFELFVALEANNDQVDFPIVYASGRAGRAALTFDDKINPLDNLTDNLSPLFDLIVKHVPTPISDYKAPFSMLVTTREYNSFFGRVLTGRVQSGTVKINQNVKVLNRENKVLENGRITKILAFRGLERIAIDEATAGDIIAVAGVENANVADTICSPEVTQAVPSLPIDPPTLSMTFSVNDSPLAGSEGTKVTSSLIGNRLMRELESNVALTVTETAEKNAFQVAGRGELQLGILIETMRREGFELSISRPEVLFQTDENGNKQEPMEEIQIDVDDDYVGVVVKSLALRKSEMTDMRPSGGGKSRITFIGPSRGLIGYYSQFLTETRGTGIMNRIFHGYADYKGNIEGRRNGVLISNCDGTAVAYALWNLEERGKMFINPSDKVYRGMIIGEHNRDNDLEVNPLKAKQLSNVRAAGKDEAIRLTPPMLLTLEQAISYIQDDERVEVTPKSIRLRKALLDPNDRKRAVKQKVAPN; via the coding sequence ATGACATCTATTCGTAATATAGCAATTATTGCCCACGTTGATCATGGAAAAACTACACTTGTCGATAACATGCTTAAACAAAGTGGTACTTTTAGAGCTAACCAGGCGGTTGCTGAACGCGCCATGGACTCTAACGACCTTGAACGTGAACGTGGTATTACTATACTTGCCAAATGCACCGCTCTTATGTGGAACGATACACGTATTAATATAGTTGATACACCTGGACACGCTGATTTTGGTGGTGAAGTAGAGCGTATACTTAGTATGGTTGACGGTGTTGTATTACTTGTTGATGCTTCAGAAGGACCAATGCCGCAAACAAAATTTGTATTATCTAAAGCTTTAAATCTTGGCTTAAAACCTATCGTTGTTATTAATAAAATTGATAGAGAAGATCAAAGAGTTAAAGAAGTTATTGACGAAGTATTCGAGTTATTTGTCGCACTTGAAGCAAATAACGATCAGGTTGATTTTCCTATAGTTTATGCATCAGGTAGAGCAGGAAGAGCTGCTTTAACATTTGATGATAAAATTAATCCTTTAGATAATTTAACAGATAATTTATCACCACTTTTTGATCTCATAGTAAAACACGTACCTACACCCATATCTGACTATAAAGCACCTTTTTCTATGCTTGTTACTACTAGAGAATACAATTCTTTCTTTGGTAGGGTTTTAACGGGACGTGTACAAAGTGGAACTGTTAAAATCAACCAAAACGTTAAAGTATTAAATCGTGAGAATAAGGTACTTGAAAACGGACGAATTACTAAAATATTAGCATTTAGAGGTTTAGAGAGAATTGCTATAGATGAGGCTACAGCCGGTGATATTATTGCTGTGGCAGGTGTTGAAAATGCCAATGTTGCTGATACTATCTGCTCTCCTGAAGTAACACAGGCTGTACCATCTCTACCTATCGACCCCCCAACTCTATCTATGACCTTTAGCGTTAACGATTCACCACTTGCAGGAAGTGAGGGAACAAAAGTGACATCAAGTCTAATAGGTAATAGATTAATGCGTGAGCTTGAGAGTAACGTCGCACTCACAGTTACCGAAACTGCTGAGAAAAATGCTTTTCAAGTTGCAGGACGCGGTGAGTTACAATTAGGTATATTAATTGAAACTATGCGTCGTGAAGGGTTTGAGCTATCTATAAGTAGACCTGAAGTATTATTTCAAACTGATGAGAACGGCAATAAGCAAGAGCCGATGGAAGAAATTCAGATTGACGTTGATGATGATTATGTCGGGGTGGTCGTAAAATCTTTAGCACTTAGAAAATCTGAAATGACTGATATGAGACCATCAGGCGGAGGCAAAAGCCGTATTACTTTCATCGGACCGTCTAGAGGACTAATCGGTTACTACAGTCAGTTTTTAACTGAAACTCGAGGCACAGGCATAATGAACCGTATTTTCCACGGATATGCCGATTATAAAGGAAATATTGAGGGGAGACGTAACGGTGTGCTTATATCAAACTGTGACGGGACAGCAGTTGCATATGCTCTATGGAATCTAGAAGAAAGGGGGAAAATGTTTATAAACCCTAGTGATAAAGTATATAGAGGTATGATTATCGGCGAACATAATCGTGATAATGATTTAGAGGTAAACCCGCTAAAAGCGAAGCAACTAAGCAACGTTAGAGCAGCAGGTAAAGACGAAGCCATAAGGCTAACTCCGCCGATGCTTTTAACTTTAGAACAGGCAATTAGCTATATACAAGATGATGAAAGAGTAGAGGTAACACCGAAATCTATTCGACTACGTAAAGCTCTACTTGACCCTAACGACCGTAAGAGAGCTGTAAAGCAAAAGGTTGCTCCTAACTAA
- the lpxC gene encoding UDP-3-O-acyl-N-acetylglucosamine deacetylase yields MQQSTLLKPVSCYGIGVHSGKHTQLTIEPAKENTGIIFIRTDISSEKNYIKASYCNVSDTVLSTTISNDHKVQISTIEHLMAALWGCEIDNAIIKIDGPEVPIMDGSSKPFVFMIECAGRKLQNAPKKYLKILKDIKVIHKDCELYCTPSNHMTVDLTIDFSSKAIGKQNLSFSHQESFTKNIADARTFGFMKDVNDLQSKGLALGASFENAIAINEEDKILNPNGLRYEDEFVRHKLLDLFGDLYTVGTNVVSAIKGYKTSHALNNELLHKIFSDITSYKFVTASELYCS; encoded by the coding sequence ATGCAGCAAAGTACATTATTAAAACCGGTTAGTTGTTACGGGATTGGAGTTCACTCAGGCAAACACACCCAATTAACTATAGAACCTGCTAAAGAAAATACTGGAATTATATTCATTAGAACCGACATTTCTTCTGAAAAGAATTATATTAAGGCTAGCTATTGTAATGTTTCCGATACCGTGTTATCTACCACTATAAGTAATGATCATAAAGTGCAAATTTCAACAATTGAACATTTAATGGCAGCACTTTGGGGATGTGAAATCGATAATGCAATTATTAAAATTGATGGTCCTGAAGTACCAATTATGGACGGCAGTAGTAAGCCTTTTGTGTTTATGATTGAATGTGCAGGAAGAAAATTACAAAATGCTCCTAAAAAATATCTAAAAATTTTAAAAGATATAAAAGTAATTCATAAAGATTGTGAATTATATTGCACTCCTTCCAATCACATGACTGTAGATTTAACCATTGATTTTAGCAGTAAAGCTATAGGCAAACAAAATCTAAGTTTTTCACATCAAGAATCTTTCACTAAAAATATTGCAGATGCTCGAACTTTCGGTTTTATGAAAGATGTGAATGATTTGCAAAGCAAAGGACTTGCACTAGGTGCTTCATTTGAAAATGCTATAGCCATAAATGAAGAGGACAAAATTCTAAACCCAAACGGCTTGCGTTATGAGGATGAATTTGTGCGGCATAAACTATTAGACTTATTCGGTGATTTATACACCGTCGGCACTAACGTTGTAAGTGCAATTAAAGGTTATAAAACCAGCCATGCTCTTAATAATGAATTATTGCATAAAATATTTAGTGATATCACCTCTTACAAATTTGTTACTGCAAGCGAATTATACTGTAGTTAA
- a CDS encoding Rne/Rng family ribonuclease: MNKKIIIDANFPTETRVVLLGQSNNIEDIEFQTTVRQQNKGNIYLAKVTRIEPSLQAVFIEYGMDKSGFLPFSEIHPNYYNLPSSERNFPINAFPEIALANITVEDDKEKPVTIYDSLVDSEEIDLKIIEDLVESKIQSELNLEAADDIEIIQSGIESNIPQYKQYKVQEVIRKNQILLVQVTKEERGNKCAAFTTYISLAGKYCVLMPNKGLQNGISRKISNGEERKRLRDILNKIVSGDKNTYSVIVRTAGRGSSTLDLKKDYNYLVRLWNKIRKSTIKFPAPCFIHEEDSIIRKTIRDMCDHNVQEVVIQGQEAYENASKFMQDLLPSELSKLKEHKNKTPIFTKFQVEEQLVKLYQPVVTLPSGGYIVINPTEALIAIDVNSGKSTSEKNIEETALKTNLEAAKEVAKQVKLRDLSGLIVIDFIDMSEAKNRKIIERSFKELLSRDRARIQTGNISQFGLLEFSRQRLRSSFLETNSAICSHCNGKGVIRANDANAMLILRTIENEIFEEKIDVINVFANIGSVIYLLNNKRIEIKFIEEKYNIKLNFYSDPNATSDSYSIEKVKLLKKNNNHVNSVKPVIQNHSIDYTEEEPKKEQLRKNKHKWKTVNNNVLVEEKNKKLETKQEVEELTRSVEGVNEDLQIIESDVVTVEVPANKTVKRRYRNKKSNKKNAPNIATDMVKKVGA; the protein is encoded by the coding sequence ATGAATAAAAAAATTATAATTGATGCTAATTTTCCAACTGAAACAAGAGTAGTTTTATTGGGACAAAGCAACAATATAGAAGATATTGAGTTTCAAACAACTGTAAGACAACAAAATAAAGGTAATATTTACTTAGCAAAAGTCACAAGAATAGAACCATCGCTACAAGCTGTGTTTATAGAGTACGGAATGGATAAAAGCGGTTTTTTACCGTTTAGTGAAATCCATCCAAACTATTACAATTTGCCTTCCTCGGAGAGAAATTTTCCGATTAATGCTTTTCCTGAAATAGCTCTTGCAAATATTACGGTTGAAGATGATAAAGAGAAGCCTGTTACTATATATGATTCTTTAGTTGATAGTGAAGAAATTGACCTAAAAATCATAGAAGATTTAGTAGAGAGCAAAATTCAGTCAGAACTTAATTTAGAAGCAGCTGATGATATTGAAATTATTCAAAGCGGCATTGAGTCAAATATTCCACAATATAAACAATATAAAGTTCAAGAAGTAATAAGAAAAAACCAAATATTATTGGTGCAAGTGACTAAAGAAGAACGAGGAAATAAGTGTGCTGCTTTTACTACTTATATATCATTGGCTGGGAAATATTGTGTTTTAATGCCTAATAAAGGGTTGCAAAATGGCATATCACGTAAAATATCAAACGGGGAAGAAAGAAAAAGACTAAGAGATATTTTAAATAAAATAGTAAGCGGTGACAAAAATACTTACAGCGTTATTGTTAGAACCGCAGGTAGAGGAAGTAGTACCTTAGATTTGAAGAAAGACTATAATTATTTAGTAAGATTATGGAATAAAATTCGTAAAAGTACTATTAAATTTCCGGCTCCGTGTTTTATTCATGAAGAAGATAGTATAATACGTAAAACCATACGTGATATGTGTGATCACAATGTACAAGAGGTAGTGATTCAAGGACAGGAAGCTTATGAAAATGCTTCAAAATTTATGCAGGATTTATTACCTTCAGAGCTTTCAAAACTTAAAGAACATAAAAATAAAACTCCTATATTTACGAAGTTTCAAGTAGAAGAGCAATTAGTTAAATTATATCAGCCTGTTGTGACATTACCTTCAGGAGGGTATATTGTTATTAATCCTACAGAAGCTCTTATTGCAATTGACGTAAATTCCGGTAAATCAACTTCTGAGAAAAATATTGAAGAAACGGCACTAAAAACTAATTTAGAAGCAGCTAAAGAAGTAGCAAAGCAAGTCAAGCTTAGAGATCTATCAGGTTTGATAGTGATTGATTTTATAGACATGAGCGAAGCAAAGAATCGTAAAATTATTGAACGATCCTTTAAAGAATTGTTAAGTCGTGATCGTGCTCGTATACAAACTGGTAATATTAGTCAGTTTGGATTACTTGAATTTTCAAGACAGAGATTGCGTTCTTCTTTCTTAGAAACTAATTCGGCAATTTGTTCTCATTGTAACGGTAAAGGAGTTATTAGAGCTAATGACGCTAATGCTATGTTAATTTTGCGCACTATAGAGAACGAAATTTTTGAAGAAAAAATTGATGTAATAAATGTTTTTGCCAACATCGGTTCAGTTATTTATCTACTTAATAATAAACGTATCGAGATAAAATTTATTGAAGAAAAATATAATATAAAACTTAATTTTTATTCTGATCCTAATGCTACATCAGATAGTTATTCGATTGAAAAGGTAAAATTATTGAAGAAAAATAACAATCATGTTAATTCTGTTAAGCCAGTGATCCAAAATCATAGTATCGATTATACTGAAGAAGAACCCAAAAAAGAACAATTACGCAAGAATAAACATAAATGGAAGACAGTTAATAATAACGTTTTAGTTGAAGAAAAAAATAAAAAACTAGAGACAAAGCAAGAAGTGGAAGAATTGACACGAAGTGTAGAGGGTGTAAATGAAGATTTGCAAATTATAGAAAGTGATGTAGTAACAGTAGAAGTGCCGGCAAACAAAACAGTAAAGCGTAGATATCGTAATAAGAAATCAAATAAGAAAAATGCTCCTAATATTGCCACAGATATGGTAAAGAAGGTAGGGGCTTGA
- a CDS encoding RluA family pseudouridine synthase, which translates to MIINVDTPISSRLDKYLKRLYPLLTQGVIEKALRQKYITVNAQKAEASLRVIDGDKIFISDKFNLPVKQPEKLVFTDAEIKLAKKITTDYLIYEDDNLIAINKPIGLATQGGSKINLSIDSALKYLNYKGADFKLVHRLDKETSGLLLIAKNYLSSIKFHDAFKEKLVVKTYYAITYGKPIKNVGEVRSNIEKSKGGTPKITDIESENGKFAITYYKLLKALDNNLFLVEFTPITGRMHQLRLHAKLLGCPILGDDKYGDKDIMPYSKYMFLHANNICLYEKVFGKEINLEAKLPFYFLDFITSF; encoded by the coding sequence ATGATTATCAATGTCGATACTCCTATTTCTTCTAGATTAGATAAATATTTAAAACGTCTATATCCGTTATTAACTCAAGGAGTAATAGAGAAGGCATTACGCCAAAAATACATTACAGTTAATGCTCAGAAAGCAGAAGCTAGTTTAAGAGTAATAGACGGTGATAAAATTTTTATTAGTGATAAGTTTAATTTACCTGTTAAACAACCTGAAAAATTAGTTTTTACCGATGCTGAAATTAAGCTAGCGAAGAAAATTACTACAGATTATTTGATATATGAAGATGATAATTTAATAGCTATAAATAAACCTATAGGGCTTGCTACTCAAGGCGGCAGTAAAATAAATTTATCTATTGACTCTGCATTAAAATATTTGAATTATAAAGGTGCTGATTTTAAGCTAGTACATAGGTTAGATAAAGAAACAAGTGGTTTGCTCTTAATAGCCAAAAATTATTTGAGTAGTATAAAGTTTCATGATGCTTTTAAAGAAAAATTGGTTGTAAAAACATATTATGCAATTACTTATGGTAAGCCAATTAAAAATGTAGGCGAAGTAAGAAGTAATATAGAAAAGAGTAAGGGTGGTACACCTAAAATTACTGATATTGAGAGTGAAAATGGTAAATTTGCCATTACTTATTATAAGTTACTTAAAGCACTTGATAATAACTTATTTTTAGTTGAATTTACTCCGATTACAGGTAGAATGCATCAATTAAGGTTACACGCTAAATTATTGGGTTGTCCGATACTTGGAGATGATAAATATGGTGATAAAGACATAATGCCATATAGTAAATATATGTTCTTACATGCTAATAATATATGTTTATATGAAAAGGTTTTTGGTAAAGAAATTAATTTAGAAGCAAAATTACCGTTTTATTTTCTAGACTTCATAACTAGCTTCTAA
- the xth gene encoding exodeoxyribonuclease III, with amino-acid sequence MKIVTWNINSLRLRIDLLKKLAYEHKPDIILLQETKVADSLFPLEVIRNIGYEHVIYSGQKSYNGVAIISTFPLDNVFSLELYNSDKRHIAATVNDIEIHNFYVPAGGDIPDIEVNLKFKHKLEYVRLMQEWLTVNRTKNDKIIIVGDLNIAPHENDVWSSRQLRNVISHTDIERSLLVELQNSLGFIDSSRHFVSLDEKFYTWWSYRNIDWKKSNRGRRLDHIWVSNNLKDALLSINLLSEARDWLSPSDHVPYFVNLNFDSVIQRSCSGIQ; translated from the coding sequence ATGAAGATAGTTACTTGGAATATTAATTCATTGCGTCTACGGATCGATTTATTAAAAAAATTAGCATATGAACATAAGCCAGATATTATATTGCTTCAAGAAACAAAGGTGGCTGATTCATTGTTTCCTCTTGAAGTTATTAGAAATATAGGCTATGAACATGTAATATACTCTGGACAAAAATCATATAACGGTGTTGCTATTATTTCTACATTTCCTTTGGATAATGTTTTTTCTTTAGAATTATATAATAGTGATAAAAGGCATATAGCAGCTACTGTTAATGATATAGAAATACATAATTTTTATGTTCCTGCTGGCGGTGATATACCTGATATAGAGGTGAACTTAAAATTTAAGCATAAGCTAGAGTATGTAAGGCTAATGCAGGAATGGTTAACAGTTAACCGTACTAAAAATGATAAAATTATCATTGTCGGTGATCTAAATATTGCTCCGCATGAGAATGATGTATGGTCTAGTAGGCAATTGCGAAATGTTATCAGCCATACCGATATTGAACGTTCATTATTGGTAGAGTTACAAAACTCGTTAGGTTTTATCGACAGTAGCAGGCATTTCGTATCACTTGATGAAAAATTCTATACTTGGTGGAGTTACAGGAATATAGATTGGAAAAAGTCTAACAGAGGCAGAAGACTTGATCATATTTGGGTGAGTAATAATTTAAAAGATGCATTATTGTCTATAAATTTACTATCAGAAGCACGTGATTGGCTATCACCTTCAGATCATGTACCGTATTTTGTGAATTTGAATTTTGATAGTGTTATCCAGCGATCTTGTAGTGGAATCCAATAA